Sequence from the Piscinibacter sp. HJYY11 genome:
TGCAGCGCGAAGCCTTCCTCGCCAAGGCCGCCCCGGCGCTCTTCACGCCGCGCGTGCGCCAGTGCCTGCAGCGCGCCGAACCGCAGGCCGAAGACGGCCGCCTCGTGCTGTGGTGCAAGCCCTATGGCTTCTACCTCGGCCCGGTGCAGGGCCGCTGGCGACTGATCGAGTTCACCGCCGACGGCGAGTGAGCGCGCCCAGCCCCTCGAGCTGCAGGCGCTGCGACTGCTCCACCAGGAAATCGATGAAGAGCCGCACCCGCAGCGGCATGTGGCGCGTGCCCGTGTAGAGCAGCGAGAAAGGCCGCGAGCGCCCGCCAAAGCGCTGCAGCACCTCCACCAGCGTGCCGTCGGCCAGGTCCTGTTCCATCAGGTAGCGGTGCGTCTGCACCAGCCCCGCGCCGGCGCGCGCGAGGGTGAGCGTGGCCAGCACGTCATCGGTCACGGTGTAGTGGCCATCGGTCTCGACCTGCACGTCGCGCCCGTCGTCGCGGAACTCCCACGGCACCTTCTGCCCGGTGCGCGGCAGCAGGAACTGGATGCACTCGTGCGCCGCCAGGTCCTGCAGCGTCTTCGGCTTGCCGGCCTTGCGCAGGTAGGACGGCGCACCCGCCACCACCAGCTCGGCGTCGAGCAGCTGGCGCGCGACGAGCCCCGAATCCGGGGGCGTGCGGGCGCGGATCGCGAGGTCGAAGCTGTCTTCGGTGAAGTCGACGTTGCGGTTGCTCACCTGCACCTCGATGCTCACCTTGGGATAGCGCCTGCGAAAGGCCGGCAGCAGCGGCAACAGCACCGAATGGCCGAAGGTGGTGGGCGCGCTGACGCGGATCAGCCCCGCCGCCTCGGCCTGCCGCCCCGTGAGCTCACGCTCGGCCTCGACGATCTGCGCGAGCGCCTGCCGGCACTGCGCGTGGTACGCGCGCCCCGCATCGGTGAGGCGCATGCGGCGCGTGCTGCGCACGAAGAGCGGCACCGCGAGCCGCTCCTCCAGCCGGCCGATCGCCCGGCTCACGGCGGCCGGTGTGATGCCCGCCTGCGTGGCCGCGGCGGTGAAGCTTTCCAGCTCGGCCGCCGCACAGAAGAGCTCGATGCTGCCCAGCATCACGCCGGAGGTTTCTCGCGCCATCGGCTTACCTCGTGTAATGA
This genomic interval carries:
- a CDS encoding LysR family transcriptional regulator; translated protein: MARETSGVMLGSIELFCAAAELESFTAAATQAGITPAAVSRAIGRLEERLAVPLFVRSTRRMRLTDAGRAYHAQCRQALAQIVEAERELTGRQAEAAGLIRVSAPTTFGHSVLLPLLPAFRRRYPKVSIEVQVSNRNVDFTEDSFDLAIRARTPPDSGLVARQLLDAELVVAGAPSYLRKAGKPKTLQDLAAHECIQFLLPRTGQKVPWEFRDDGRDVQVETDGHYTVTDDVLATLTLARAGAGLVQTHRYLMEQDLADGTLVEVLQRFGGRSRPFSLLYTGTRHMPLRVRLFIDFLVEQSQRLQLEGLGALTRRRR